ACGCATGCACACATTGAATCTTTTTACAATGATAATAAATTGACACTGTCTGCAGGATTATCGACGGATGTCATCGAAAAATCATTGATGTATGGAGCCATGATGGGTAAAGCTATCTACAATTATTCCATGACTGATGGTCAAGATGAAGCTTATCTGAATAATTATCCGCTTGCATACAGTGTACCGCAAGGGCAGGGTTTGTGGGCTCCTACATCCAATCACATCAAAAGACCCTTATTGCCATATTGGGGTGAAGTTCGTTGTTTTCTACAGCATGAGCATGTGATGGATATGCCAACACCGCCTGCATTCTCTACAGCTCCTGGATCTCAATTTTATGCAAATGCATTAGATGTAAGAAATCGCGTGCGCAACTTGGATAGAAATTCTGAAACAATGGTCAAATTCTGGAATGATGACCAAAATCAGTCCATAACAACTGCGGGTCATATGGTGAATATTTTGAGCGATATTCTTAGCAACGAATCCCGCGATCTGGCTTTCACAGCAAAGGCTTATGCCAAATTGTGTATCAGCTTACATGATGCAACTGTTGCTGCCTGGAAAGTGAAATACAAGTACAATATTCTAAGACCAGAAACTTATATCAGAGAAAACATCGACGGCGATTTTTTACCCTTGGTGGATCCACAAGCTACGCCAGAATATTCTTCAAGTTCATCTGCAGTGGGAATGGCCAGTTCAGAAGTAATGAGTGAAATTTTTGGTTACAATTATGCATTCACAGATCGCACACATGAAAACAGAAAAGATATTGATGGAACACCTCGTTCTTTTAAATCTTTCCAACAAATGGCAGATGAAATTGCTTCATCTTGCCTTTACGGTGGAATTCATTACAGATTTAGTCTGGAAGCAGGTCAGGAACAAGGTTCTATCATTGGCCGCAATGTCAACAAATTGAAGATCTAAACAATTTGATTATATATTGTAATTTTTAAGGGCTCTTCCACAAGGAGCCCTTTTTTATTACTACATTTAAAATCTCACCAATTGCAGATATTGGGCTTGTGCATATCAGCAATATACTTTAATCTGGAAAGCTCAAACAAAACTTCGATGAAGTCATTCGTTCGTACCCTATTGTAGAGTGCCTCAAAAATGCTGGATGATTTATTTTAAAATAACTCCAATATGAATTGACACTAACCAATCTGTAAAATCAAAAGTCCATACAAGCTTTTATTGTATGTTTTGGCCTTCGATTTTAAAAGGGAATCGAGAGGTGATTTTAACAGCAGACTTATTGGTTTTTTCTTGTGGACAAAAGTTCTTATGCATTCATCGCTAAAATTTTCATCATCTTTTTCTTTTCGCGAAAGTTGGAAAAGAAACGCTTCCAAAATGGGAACAGCGGGTCGATACAGGATCCCGAAAACGATACTTACTGCTAAATTGATAAAAAAAATTGCTCAATTTATCATATTGCATATGCCTGGAGTTGGGCTTTGGAAAATATACGATATGTTGTAAACTTCCATCTTCATTGAAAAAAATATTGATCCATAATTTAAGTCCATTCAAATCAAATCCGTTCTCTTTAGCACTGTCTTCAAAATCCAATAGAACTTCAGTCCAGGCATCAAAAGCAAGTTGAAGGTCATCATTGAATATATAAAGAAGAGGCTTATCATACCTAACCATCATTTTTTCATACAGATTTTCGTACTCGCCAATCATAAAAACCCTAGGTAGTTGTACAGATTCCTGTTGACCGATCAAATCTTTATTTAATTGACAGTAGACTCCGGATTGGAGTATG
The genomic region above belongs to Saprospiraceae bacterium and contains:
- a CDS encoding vanadium-dependent haloperoxidase gives rise to the protein MRQLVHFKASLVNCLLAAVVFLTACTKEERTTFSEEVNKSTVENGSIAIEWMRLAARITPEIPGYTPPIAARAFGYLGLGLYESVAQGIDGYPSFQGKLNGLSSQSLPVIHEGGQVSWALVINESMHYLFGKFYRNVTPETHAHIESFYNDNKLTLSAGLSTDVIEKSLMYGAMMGKAIYNYSMTDGQDEAYLNNYPLAYSVPQGQGLWAPTSNHIKRPLLPYWGEVRCFLQHEHVMDMPTPPAFSTAPGSQFYANALDVRNRVRNLDRNSETMVKFWNDDQNQSITTAGHMVNILSDILSNESRDLAFTAKAYAKLCISLHDATVAAWKVKYKYNILRPETYIRENIDGDFLPLVDPQATPEYSSSSSAVGMASSEVMSEIFGYNYAFTDRTHENRKDIDGTPRSFKSFQQMADEIASSCLYGGIHYRFSLEAGQEQGSIIGRNVNKLKI